Proteins from a genomic interval of Sphingobacterium sp. SYP-B4668:
- a CDS encoding DUF779 domain-containing protein: protein MTSRLAITDAARQVVEDLKEKHGPLMFYQAGGCCEGTQPQCFEKGGFFPRMNDAMIGLVEGYEFWVDRDLFEYWQYSHFTLDVLDGFGPGGFSLETPLGKTFTIHYRLFNENELKNLSPIIRAN from the coding sequence ATGACTTCAAGATTAGCAATCACAGACGCGGCGCGACAAGTAGTAGAAGACCTTAAAGAAAAACACGGTCCACTTATGTTTTATCAAGCAGGTGGGTGCTGTGAAGGCACACAGCCACAGTGTTTTGAGAAGGGAGGTTTCTTCCCTAGGATGAATGATGCCATGATTGGACTAGTCGAAGGGTATGAATTTTGGGTAGACCGAGACCTATTTGAGTATTGGCAATACTCACACTTTACCTTAGACGTACTTGATGGTTTCGGACCTGGAGGATTTTCCTTGGAAACACCACTAGGAAAAACCTTCACCATACATTACAGACTTTTCAATGAAAACGAATTGAAAAATCTCTCGCCCATAATCAGGGCTAATTAA
- a CDS encoding acyl-CoA thioesterase: MTLEERINLAETRVCTTVFPFLTNHHDTLFGGKAMAIMDEVSFMAATRFCHKRLVTVSTDRIDFAKAIPSGSIIEAVARVDSIGRTSLKVRVEIYLEHMYEEGRELAINGLFTFVALDENKNPIPVLEGLSLDEA, from the coding sequence AGAATTAATTTGGCGGAAACACGGGTATGTACGACGGTATTCCCATTTTTGACCAATCACCATGATACATTGTTTGGGGGTAAAGCTATGGCAATAATGGATGAAGTCTCCTTTATGGCGGCGACTAGATTTTGTCATAAGCGCCTTGTGACAGTATCTACTGATCGAATAGACTTTGCTAAGGCAATACCTTCAGGTAGCATCATAGAGGCCGTCGCTAGAGTGGATAGTATAGGGAGGACTAGTTTGAAAGTGAGAGTGGAGATATACCTCGAGCATATGTATGAAGAGGGGCGAGAGTTAGCAATAAATGGATTGTTTACTTTTGTAGCGCTGGATGAAAATAAGAATCCCATCCCTGTATTGGAGGGACTTAGTCTTGACGAGGCTTAA